In Candidatus Desulfatibia profunda, the DNA window GATACCATCTGCACCAGCCGAAACCTCTGCCAAAACCACGTCTCATACCCATACCGGGCCCATATCCGCCTCTTAATCCGCGTCCAAAACCCATACCCCTGCCGAATGGTCTTGGATATCCTGCAGCGGCCAGATTACAAAAACCTTTGGCACCACCGGTCATGGCACCGGCCCCCATGGGACCTGTCCCGTCAAATCCTGGCATAACAAACACCTCCTTTAATGCTTGTTTTTCTTTTTCATT includes these proteins:
- a CDS encoding DUF5320 domain-containing protein, which encodes MPGFDGTGPMGAGAMTGGAKGFCNLAAAGYPRPFGRGMGFGRGLRGGYGPGMGMRRGFGRGFGWCRWYPPAYGPAYPADPVAEINMLKAQADSMQNTLDAINRRMTQLQEESTE